In one Echinicola marina genomic region, the following are encoded:
- the bshA gene encoding N-acetyl-alpha-D-glucosaminyl L-malate synthase BshA translates to MKIGIVCYPTFGGSGVVATELGIALAKEGHQVHFITYRQPTRLDFFSENLFYHEVDIKSYPLFEHAPYELALASKMVNVVAFEGLDLLHVHYAIPHASAAYMAKQILKSQGIEIPVVTTLHGTDITLVGKDPSYAPVVTFSINESDGVTAVSEDLKKSTYEHFDIKNEIEVIPNFIDLDRFKKQKKEHFKKAICPNDEKLLVHTSNFRKVKRVEDVIKVFYEVRKVVPSKLLLVGDGPERDRMERICRELGTCEDTRFLGKLDAVEEVLSVADLFLIPSEKESFGLAALEAMACEVPVLSSNAGGIPELNIDGQTGFACEVGDIEDMTAKALHILSDDNLDAFKKRALARAKEFDVSNILPRYENFYKKTIEKTLSVSK, encoded by the coding sequence ATGAAAATCGGAATTGTCTGCTATCCTACCTTTGGTGGGAGTGGCGTAGTCGCCACGGAATTAGGAATAGCCCTAGCTAAAGAGGGGCATCAGGTACATTTTATTACCTACAGGCAACCCACCCGGCTAGATTTTTTCAGTGAGAATTTATTTTATCATGAAGTAGATATAAAAAGTTACCCTTTATTTGAGCATGCTCCTTATGAACTGGCATTGGCTAGTAAAATGGTGAATGTGGTTGCTTTCGAAGGCCTGGATTTGCTTCATGTACATTATGCGATTCCCCATGCTTCTGCGGCATATATGGCAAAGCAGATACTAAAAAGTCAAGGAATTGAGATACCAGTGGTGACGACTTTGCATGGTACCGATATAACCTTGGTCGGTAAGGATCCAAGTTATGCGCCCGTGGTGACCTTTAGCATTAATGAATCCGATGGTGTCACAGCCGTTTCAGAAGACCTAAAAAAATCTACCTACGAGCATTTTGATATCAAAAATGAAATAGAAGTTATCCCCAACTTTATAGACTTGGACCGATTCAAAAAGCAGAAAAAAGAGCATTTTAAAAAGGCAATATGCCCGAATGATGAAAAGCTGTTAGTGCATACTTCCAATTTCAGAAAAGTCAAGAGGGTAGAGGATGTGATCAAGGTGTTTTATGAAGTCAGGAAGGTTGTGCCCTCCAAATTGTTGTTGGTGGGGGACGGTCCAGAACGGGATAGAATGGAAAGAATCTGTAGGGAGTTGGGGACCTGTGAAGATACCCGCTTCTTGGGCAAACTAGATGCGGTGGAAGAGGTGCTTTCGGTGGCCGATCTCTTCTTGATTCCTTCGGAAAAAGAAAGTTTTGGTTTGGCAGCTTTGGAGGCGATGGCCTGTGAGGTGCCAGTGCTTTCGTCCAATGCGGGAGGCATTCCAGAGTTAAATATTGATGGGCAAACTGGTTTTGCTTGTGAAGTGGGGGATATAGAAGATATGACGGCAAAGGCACTTCATATTCTTTCTGATGATAATTTAGATGCTTTTAAAAAGAGGGCCTTGGCGCGTGCAAAAGAATTTGATGTCTCGAATATTCTTCCGCGTTATGAGAATTTCTATAAAAAGACAATTGAGAAAACCCTTTCTGTTTCGAAATAA
- a CDS encoding sterol desaturase family protein has translation MKKIGRLDKPDNNGSAQMFQNPVLEKMSRTHISIPIVMFMVIGSVSFYYGVTTTEIPLLVGLGMVIVGLLAFTLVEYLMHKYFFHMVPDTKLKDKLQYSVHGVHHDYPKDKDRLAMPPFISGLYACIFYFVFTFIMGDYALYFLPGFLIGYALYLGVHYIVHAFQPPKNFLKILWVNHAIHHYKDPDVAFGVSSPLWDILLGTMPKKD, from the coding sequence ATGAAAAAAATTGGAAGACTGGATAAACCTGACAATAATGGGTCGGCTCAAATGTTCCAAAATCCTGTTCTGGAAAAAATGTCTAGGACTCATATTAGTATTCCAATTGTCATGTTTATGGTGATTGGTTCGGTGTCATTCTATTATGGCGTGACCACTACTGAGATACCGTTGCTTGTTGGACTGGGGATGGTAATAGTGGGCTTGCTGGCATTTACATTGGTAGAGTATTTAATGCATAAATACTTCTTTCATATGGTTCCAGATACTAAGCTGAAAGATAAGCTACAATATTCCGTACATGGTGTTCACCATGATTATCCAAAGGATAAAGACAGGTTGGCCATGCCGCCATTCATCAGTGGCTTATATGCTTGCATATTTTATTTTGTTTTTACCTTTATTATGGGGGATTATGCACTTTATTTTCTGCCAGGATTTTTAATTGGTTATGCCCTTTATTTGGGGGTGCATTATATAGTACATGCCTTCCAGCCGCCTAAGAATTTCTTAAAGATATTATGGGTCAATCATGCCATTCACCATTATAAAGATCCAGATGTTGCTTTTGGTGTGAGTTCTCCTTTGTGGGATATCTTGCTGGGGACCATGCCAAAAAAAGATTAA
- a CDS encoding NAD(P)-binding domain-containing protein: protein MRISIIGLGWLGKPLAMYLKAKGFEVRGSVTSEEKCAKLKSDGLDCCLLKMSPHPEGKDFNKLFDTDVLIINIPPRRRAQSDTFHPEQVKYLKALINQANVKRVIYISATSVYPELNKEVGEEEILTKENTSNPALFDAEQLLWRGKTYDLTVIRFGGLLGMERVPGRYFSNKENVAGDLPVNYIHQTDAVRLIDFIIVNGMWNETFNGVSPMHPSKREIYEKNFKDFRIAPPKSYRDTSDKSWKQVTSSKIQSSGFKFVYNNPLLFDYSPF from the coding sequence ATGAGGATTAGTATAATAGGTTTAGGTTGGTTGGGAAAGCCGCTGGCAATGTACCTTAAGGCCAAAGGCTTTGAGGTAAGAGGGAGTGTTACTTCTGAAGAAAAGTGTGCTAAGTTGAAAAGTGATGGATTGGACTGTTGTTTGTTGAAAATGAGCCCTCATCCAGAAGGAAAAGATTTCAACAAGCTTTTTGATACTGATGTTTTGATCATCAATATACCTCCCAGAAGAAGAGCGCAGTCAGATACATTTCATCCTGAGCAGGTCAAATACCTAAAGGCTTTGATAAATCAGGCCAATGTCAAGCGCGTTATATATATAAGTGCGACTTCTGTTTATCCCGAACTCAATAAGGAAGTGGGAGAGGAAGAGATTTTGACCAAGGAAAACACCTCCAATCCCGCATTGTTTGATGCAGAGCAGCTTTTATGGAGAGGGAAAACTTATGATCTCACGGTTATTCGTTTTGGAGGTTTGTTGGGAATGGAAAGGGTTCCCGGTAGGTATTTTTCCAATAAGGAAAATGTGGCAGGTGATCTTCCGGTAAATTACATTCATCAGACGGATGCTGTTAGGCTGATTGATTTTATAATTGTAAATGGTATGTGGAATGAAACATTTAATGGGGTAAGTCCAATGCACCCGAGCAAGAGAGAGATTTATGAAAAGAACTTTAAAGATTTTCGTATTGCTCCACCTAAGAGTTACCGAGATACTTCAGATAAGTCTTGGAAACAAGTTACTTCTTCAAAAATACAATCAAGCGGCTTTAAATTTGTTTATAATAATCCTTTGTTGTTTGATTATTCACCTTTTTAA